The Micromonospora krabiensis genome window below encodes:
- a CDS encoding LacI family DNA-binding transcriptional regulator → MTKRLTEVAKKAGVSEATVSRVLNGRDGVSEATRTAVLTALDVLGYERPTKLRGERARLVGLVLPELQNPIFPALAEVVTGSLAQRGFTPALCARTIGGVSEMDYVEMLLDHQVSGVIFAGGSYALADARHDHYRRLTDRGLPVVLVNAGVDELGFPRVSTDDAVAVEQAYGHLRSLGHERIGMVLGPEGHVPSRRKLDAMIQAAGWSDDSEFVERSSFSMEGARVAATKLVERGVTGIVCASDVLALGTIRAARRLGRSVPTDVSVVGFDDSAFMTCTDPPLTTVRQPIETMGQAAVDLLVTQIEGAGVLRDELLFEPELVVRGSTAPAPGR, encoded by the coding sequence GTGACGAAACGGTTGACCGAAGTCGCCAAGAAGGCGGGCGTCAGCGAGGCCACCGTCAGCCGGGTGCTCAACGGTCGGGACGGGGTCTCCGAGGCGACCCGGACGGCGGTGCTGACCGCCCTCGACGTGCTCGGCTACGAGCGGCCGACCAAGCTGCGCGGTGAGCGGGCGCGGCTGGTCGGGCTGGTGCTGCCCGAGTTGCAGAACCCGATCTTCCCGGCGCTCGCCGAGGTGGTCACCGGGTCGCTCGCGCAGCGGGGGTTCACCCCGGCGCTCTGCGCCCGCACCATCGGCGGTGTCTCCGAGATGGACTACGTGGAGATGCTGCTGGACCACCAGGTCTCCGGCGTCATCTTCGCCGGCGGCTCGTACGCGTTGGCCGACGCGCGGCACGACCACTACCGCCGGCTCACCGACCGTGGTCTGCCGGTCGTGCTGGTCAACGCGGGCGTCGACGAGCTGGGCTTCCCGCGGGTCTCCACGGACGACGCGGTGGCGGTGGAGCAGGCGTACGGGCACCTGCGCTCGCTCGGCCACGAGCGGATCGGCATGGTGCTGGGGCCGGAGGGGCACGTGCCGTCGCGGCGCAAGCTCGACGCGATGATCCAGGCGGCCGGCTGGTCCGACGACTCGGAGTTCGTGGAGCGTTCGAGCTTCTCGATGGAGGGCGCGCGGGTGGCCGCGACCAAGCTCGTCGAGCGGGGCGTGACCGGCATCGTGTGCGCCAGCGACGTGCTGGCCCTGGGCACCATCCGGGCGGCCCGGCGGCTCGGCCGTTCGGTGCCGACCGACGTGTCGGTGGTGGGCTTCGACGACTCCGCTTTCATGACGTGCACCGACCCGCCGCTGACGACCGTGCGGCAGCCCATCGAGACGATGGGGCAGGCCGCGGTGGACCTGCTGGTCACCCAGATCGAGGGGGCCGGCGTCCTGCGCGACGAGCTGCTCTTCGAGCCGGAGCTCGTCGTACGCGGCTCCACCGCCCCGGCGCCCGGCCGCTGA
- a CDS encoding glycoside hydrolase family 13 protein, translating into MSTADTSPWWRGAVIYQVYPRSFADGDGDGIGDIAGIRSRLDYLSALGVDAIWFSPWYPSPMADAGYDVADYRDIDPMFGTLAEVEALITEAHALGIRTIVDVVPNHCSDAHPWFQAALAAGPGSPERDLFWFRPGRGPNGDQRPTDWVGEFGGPTWTRTTNPDGTPGDWYLHLFAPEQPDFNWEHPRVRAEFEDILRFWFDRGVDGIRIDSAGLLVKDGTLPETLPDRPHPFRDLDGVHDIYRAWRRVADEYPGDRALIGEVWMPDRQRFANYLRPDELHAAFNFDFLGCAWDASALRESIDGTLAAHAPVRAPATWVLSNHDVTRHVTRYGRADTTFSFAAKREGIPTDLELGTRRARAAALLSLSLPGAAYVYQGEELGLWEVEDIPYALRQDPMWERSGRVDPGRDGCRVPLPWSGDEPPFGFSPDGAAAAPWLPQPADWKDRTVRAQTGDATSMLELYRAAIRIRRADPALGDGGLTWLPTPDGVLAFRRGDGFRCLVNLGDTPVPLPADVELLLASGPLDDDLLPPDTAVWLRTAEPASAAPDAA; encoded by the coding sequence GTGTCCACAGCAGACACTAGTCCGTGGTGGCGTGGAGCGGTGATCTACCAGGTCTATCCGCGTAGCTTCGCCGACGGTGATGGCGACGGCATCGGCGACATCGCCGGCATCCGGTCCCGGCTCGACTACCTGTCCGCGCTCGGTGTCGACGCGATCTGGTTCAGCCCCTGGTACCCCTCCCCCATGGCCGACGCCGGCTACGACGTGGCCGACTACCGGGACATCGACCCGATGTTCGGCACCCTCGCCGAGGTGGAGGCGCTGATCACCGAGGCCCACGCACTCGGCATCCGGACCATCGTCGACGTGGTGCCGAACCACTGCTCGGACGCGCACCCCTGGTTCCAGGCGGCGCTCGCCGCCGGGCCCGGCTCGCCCGAGCGCGACCTGTTCTGGTTCCGGCCCGGTCGGGGCCCGAACGGCGACCAGCGCCCCACCGACTGGGTCGGTGAGTTCGGTGGCCCCACCTGGACCCGCACCACCAACCCGGACGGCACCCCCGGCGACTGGTACCTGCACCTCTTCGCCCCCGAGCAGCCGGACTTCAACTGGGAGCACCCCCGGGTCCGGGCCGAGTTCGAGGACATCCTGCGGTTCTGGTTCGACCGGGGGGTGGACGGCATCCGGATCGACTCGGCCGGGCTGCTGGTCAAGGACGGCACGCTGCCCGAGACCCTGCCGGACCGGCCACACCCGTTCCGCGACCTCGACGGCGTGCACGACATCTACCGGGCCTGGCGGCGGGTCGCCGACGAGTACCCGGGTGACCGGGCGCTGATCGGTGAGGTGTGGATGCCGGACCGGCAGCGGTTCGCCAACTACCTGCGCCCGGACGAGCTGCACGCCGCGTTCAACTTCGACTTCCTCGGCTGTGCCTGGGACGCCTCCGCGCTGCGCGAGAGCATCGACGGGACGCTGGCCGCGCACGCCCCGGTCCGGGCCCCCGCCACCTGGGTGCTCTCCAACCACGACGTCACCCGGCACGTCACCCGCTACGGCCGGGCCGACACCACGTTCAGCTTCGCCGCCAAGCGCGAGGGCATCCCCACCGACCTGGAGCTGGGCACCCGCCGGGCCCGGGCCGCCGCGCTGCTGTCGCTGTCGCTGCCCGGGGCCGCGTACGTCTACCAGGGCGAGGAGCTGGGCCTCTGGGAGGTCGAGGACATCCCGTACGCGCTGCGCCAGGACCCGATGTGGGAACGCTCCGGGCGGGTCGACCCCGGCCGGGACGGCTGCCGGGTGCCGTTGCCCTGGTCCGGTGACGAGCCACCGTTCGGGTTCAGCCCGGACGGCGCCGCCGCGGCGCCCTGGCTGCCGCAGCCGGCCGACTGGAAGGACCGGACGGTCCGGGCGCAGACCGGCGACGCCACCTCGATGCTGGAGCTGTACCGGGCGGCGATCCGCATCCGGCGGGCCGATCCGGCGCTCGGCGACGGCGGACTGACCTGGCTGCCGACCCCGGACGGCGTGCTCGCCTTCCGCCGGGGCGACGGTTTCCGCTGCCTGGTCAACCTCGGCGACACCCCCGTGCCGCTACCCGCCGACGTCGAGCTGCTCCTGGCCAGCGGGCCGCTCGACGACGACCTGCTGCCACCGGACACCGCCGTCTGGTTGCGCACCGCCGAACCGGCGTCGGCCGCGCCCGACGCGGCCTGA
- a CDS encoding ABC transporter substrate-binding protein, which produces MSVPQYRKAAALTLAAGLGLSLAACSTKSDDASNDAGGKVTITVDCQPVGSQKELLQNWNADVAEFQKQNPNIVIKSVSVGEQCNNPPDFTARLSGGTVTDVFYGYMTDLQQVLDSGQAMDITEFANKDNVPTWDSVDPALKEVFTDNGKLYAVPVKNYSMGLVYNKVLFQQAGLDVNNPPKTWPEVREAAKKISALGNGIAGYAEYSAGNTGGWHFTSLLYSQGGQVLTPDGKKADFNNPMGKQVLQNLKDMRYGDNSMGSRQLLQWGDLLTNAAAGKVGMFIGAPDTTQAIVSQFQGKFQDWAMGPLPGQDGPAKGTLGGGEGYFFKKGLTPEQVKAGLKWVAYQKLTPGKGQFDYVRAKPQNYPVGLPQPLLFANGSDAQKQELELRKANANVDTTNFAIFEANPVPIKGEPRNAQAIYAVLDAAMSGVLTNPNANIDALLKTAEEKVNQLLAAES; this is translated from the coding sequence ATGTCCGTACCGCAGTACCGGAAGGCTGCGGCGTTGACGCTCGCGGCAGGCCTGGGGCTCAGCCTCGCGGCGTGTTCCACCAAGAGCGACGACGCGTCGAACGACGCAGGCGGCAAGGTCACCATCACCGTCGACTGCCAGCCGGTCGGCTCCCAGAAAGAACTGCTGCAGAACTGGAACGCCGACGTCGCGGAGTTCCAGAAGCAGAACCCCAACATCGTCATCAAGAGCGTCAGCGTCGGCGAGCAGTGCAACAACCCGCCGGACTTCACCGCCCGCCTCTCCGGCGGCACGGTCACCGACGTGTTCTACGGGTACATGACCGATCTCCAGCAGGTGCTCGACTCCGGTCAGGCGATGGACATCACCGAGTTCGCCAACAAGGACAACGTCCCCACCTGGGACAGCGTCGACCCGGCGCTCAAGGAGGTCTTCACCGACAACGGCAAGCTCTACGCCGTGCCGGTGAAGAACTACTCGATGGGCCTCGTCTACAACAAGGTCCTGTTCCAGCAGGCCGGGCTCGACGTCAACAACCCGCCGAAGACGTGGCCCGAGGTCCGGGAGGCGGCCAAGAAGATCTCCGCGCTCGGCAACGGCATCGCCGGCTACGCCGAGTACAGCGCCGGCAACACCGGCGGCTGGCACTTCACCTCCCTGCTCTACTCGCAGGGCGGCCAGGTGCTGACCCCGGACGGCAAGAAGGCCGACTTCAACAACCCGATGGGCAAGCAGGTCCTCCAGAACCTCAAGGACATGCGCTACGGCGACAACAGCATGGGCAGCCGTCAGCTGCTCCAGTGGGGCGACCTGCTGACCAACGCCGCCGCCGGCAAGGTCGGCATGTTCATCGGCGCGCCGGACACCACCCAGGCCATCGTCAGCCAGTTCCAGGGCAAGTTCCAGGACTGGGCGATGGGTCCGCTGCCCGGCCAGGACGGTCCGGCCAAGGGCACCCTCGGTGGTGGCGAGGGCTACTTCTTCAAGAAGGGCCTCACCCCGGAGCAGGTCAAGGCCGGTCTGAAGTGGGTCGCCTACCAGAAGCTGACCCCGGGCAAGGGCCAGTTCGACTACGTCCGGGCCAAGCCGCAGAACTACCCGGTCGGCCTGCCCCAGCCGCTGCTCTTCGCCAACGGCAGCGACGCGCAGAAGCAGGAGCTGGAGCTGCGCAAGGCGAACGCGAACGTCGACACCACGAACTTCGCGATCTTCGAGGCGAACCCGGTGCCGATCAAGGGTGAGCCGCGCAACGCCCAGGCGATCTACGCGGTGCTCGACGCCGCGATGTCCGGGGTGCTGACCAACCCGAACGCGAACATCGACGCCCTGCTCAAGACCGCCGAGGAGAAGGTCAACCAGCTCCTCGCCGCGGAGAGCTGA
- a CDS encoding carbohydrate ABC transporter permease — MAITTAPGSVSRPPRPDAPAGPPRTSLGRKVRDNLTGHAFLIGAVLCFVVFSWYPMIRGIVMSFQRTRRGVTTWVGWDNYLRIIDDPSFWTAWKNTFYFTVLALVLGYVVPFFVAILLNEFRHAQGYLRILVYLPVMLPPASALFLFKFYAYDPSEAGLFNAILKALHLPTSQWMQSPEMTMPAMVLASTWMNMGSAVLIYLAALQNIPGELYEAAELDGAGIWRRILNVTIPQTRLILLLLAMLQIVATMQLFIEPLILANGAGAEDSATSVAYLIYQHGFFQNDLNGAAALGVIMLVVLAGFSAVYARLTARQD, encoded by the coding sequence TTGGCGATCACCACCGCCCCGGGGAGCGTCAGCAGACCGCCTCGCCCCGACGCCCCGGCCGGGCCACCTCGTACGAGCCTCGGGCGCAAGGTACGGGACAACCTCACCGGGCACGCGTTCCTGATCGGCGCCGTGCTCTGCTTCGTGGTCTTCTCCTGGTACCCGATGATCCGCGGCATCGTGATGAGCTTCCAGCGCACCCGGCGGGGCGTCACCACCTGGGTGGGCTGGGACAACTACCTCCGCATCATCGACGACCCCAGTTTCTGGACCGCCTGGAAGAACACCTTCTACTTCACGGTCCTCGCGCTGGTCCTCGGGTACGTGGTGCCGTTCTTCGTGGCGATCCTGCTCAACGAGTTCCGCCACGCCCAGGGCTACCTGCGGATCCTGGTCTACCTGCCGGTCATGCTGCCGCCGGCGTCGGCCCTCTTCCTCTTCAAGTTCTACGCGTACGACCCCAGCGAGGCGGGACTCTTCAACGCGATCCTCAAGGCCCTGCACCTGCCGACGTCGCAGTGGATGCAGTCGCCCGAGATGACGATGCCGGCGATGGTGCTCGCGTCGACCTGGATGAACATGGGCAGCGCGGTGCTGATCTACCTGGCGGCGCTGCAGAACATCCCCGGCGAGCTCTACGAGGCGGCCGAGCTGGACGGCGCCGGGATCTGGCGGCGGATCCTGAACGTGACCATCCCGCAGACCCGGCTGATCCTCCTGCTCCTGGCGATGTTGCAGATCGTCGCCACGATGCAGCTCTTCATCGAGCCGCTGATCCTCGCCAACGGCGCGGGCGCGGAGGACTCGGCGACCTCGGTCGCCTACCTCATCTACCAGCACGGCTTCTTCCAGAACGACCTCAACGGCGCGGCCGCCCTCGGCGTGATCATGCTCGTGGTGCTGGCCGGCTTCTCCGCGGTCTACGCGCGGCTGACGGCGAGACAGGACTAG
- a CDS encoding carbohydrate ABC transporter permease produces MAQDSGTRTLISHAQLRRGRGRVVYWVALTVVVAVFTLVFLGPLYWMVTGALKSGQEIAQTPPSLFPKDPQPQNYIDAWNNLALAKLLFNTFYYAAGAVLFQLVFDTAAAYSLSKLRPIFGNAILGLMLATLMIPAMVLIVPQYVTVIDLPILHLNLLDSPFAIWLPLVANAFNIFLLKRFFDSIPEDLMSAALVDGASPLRTLWSIILPMSRPILGVVSIFAVTAVWKDFLWPKLVMPSPETRTVSVGIYAFSGGTPMNVVVAASVIAAIPTVIIFLIFQRNIMSGLTTGSLKG; encoded by the coding sequence ATGGCACAGGATTCCGGAACCCGGACCCTCATCTCCCACGCGCAGCTGCGGCGCGGGCGCGGTCGGGTCGTCTACTGGGTGGCGCTCACCGTCGTGGTAGCGGTGTTCACGCTCGTGTTCCTCGGGCCGCTCTACTGGATGGTCACCGGCGCGCTCAAGTCCGGGCAGGAGATCGCGCAGACCCCGCCGTCGCTGTTCCCGAAGGACCCGCAGCCGCAGAACTACATCGACGCGTGGAACAACCTGGCCCTCGCCAAGCTGCTCTTCAACACCTTCTACTACGCGGCCGGCGCGGTCCTGTTCCAGCTGGTCTTCGACACCGCGGCCGCGTACTCCCTGTCGAAGCTGCGGCCGATCTTCGGCAACGCGATCCTCGGGCTGATGCTCGCGACGCTGATGATCCCCGCGATGGTCCTCATCGTCCCGCAGTACGTGACCGTGATCGACCTGCCGATCCTGCACCTCAACCTGCTCGACTCGCCGTTCGCCATCTGGCTGCCCCTGGTCGCGAACGCGTTCAACATCTTCCTGCTGAAGCGGTTCTTCGACTCGATCCCCGAGGACCTGATGTCGGCGGCGCTCGTGGACGGGGCGTCCCCGCTGCGTACGCTCTGGTCGATCATCCTGCCGATGTCGCGTCCGATCCTCGGCGTGGTCTCGATCTTCGCCGTGACCGCCGTCTGGAAGGACTTCCTCTGGCCGAAGCTGGTCATGCCGTCACCCGAGACGAGGACGGTCAGCGTGGGCATCTACGCCTTCTCGGGAGGCACGCCCATGAACGTGGTCGTCGCCGCGTCGGTCATCGCGGCGATCCCCACCGTGATCATCTTCCTGATCTTCCAGCGGAACATCATGTCCGGCCTGACCACCGGCAGCCTCAAGGGATAA
- a CDS encoding galactose-binding domain-containing protein has protein sequence MSRFRTRLIAVLAVIGLAVTAAPPPPAAAAGGPNLAAGRTTSASSTNGPYVTSNLTDGNQGSYWESSGALPQWAQVDLGASQSIDQVVLKLPGAWEARTQTLAVQGSLDGSGFNTIVSSAGRSFSPGSGNTVTINFPATSTRFVRIAVTANTGWSAAQLAELEVYGATGSSGNLALGRTMAESSHADVYGAGNANDGNAATYWESANNAFPQWIQADLAATVSVNRLVLKLPAGWGARNQTVTVQGSTNGSSFSTLVASASYAFNPSSGNTVSITVPTASTRYVRVLFTANSGWPAGQLSELEIYGPATGDTQAPSAPGSLAFTEPATDQIRLTWTASTDNVGVTGYDIYANGVLRTSVGGSTLTYTDTQPAGSTVSYYVRARDAAGNQSGNSNTVTRTGNTGDTVAPTAPGNLAYTQPASGQVRLTWTASTDNVGVAGYDVYANGALRGSVSGSTLTYTDSQPDTATVSYYVRARDAAGNVSSNSNTVTRTGSNPPGGTNLAVGKPITASSVVHIFNAVNANDDDVTTYWEGAPGAYPSTLTVSLGSNASISSLVVKLNPDPAWGPRTQTFQVLGREQSASGFTNLVSSATYSFSPSSSNTVTIPVSATTADVRLQFTANSGSSNGQVAELQVIGVPAPNPDLTVTGITASPAAPVETDAITLSATVRNAGTAASAATAVGLYLGTTKVGTATVGALAAGAQTTVSANIGPRNAGSYQLIAKVDEANTVIEQNEANNTYTSPTALTVNQVASSDLVASVVTWSPGTPSAGATVNFSVTIRNQGTVASAAGAHGITLTVLNDSGSVVRTLTGSYSGTIAAGATAGPVGLGTWTAANGRYTVRVVLADDANELPVKRQNNTSDRSLFVGRGANLPYDSYEAEDGSVGGGAQVIGPNRTIGDLAGEASGRRAVTLNTTGAYVEWTTKADANALVTRFSIPDAPGGGGINSTLNIYVNGILHKPISLTSKHIWLYGAEASPSDSPSAGPPRHLYDEANVLLNSTVPAGSRIRLQKDPANSTTYAIDFVNLEQVAPRANPDPARYRVPTGFSHQDVQNALDAVRMDTTGNLIGVYLPAGTYETAQKFQVYGKAVKVVGAGIWYTRFQTPTSQQNTDAGFRLESSASGSSFEHLAFFGNYTNRIDGPGKVWGELKDVDNMTLDNVWVEHTVCAYWGVSVSGVKITNSRFRNTFADAVNMTNGSTNNLVANSEGRSNGDDAFALFSATDQGASTGNHGNVFENLTATLTWRAAGIAVYGGYDNVFRNLYIADMLTYSGITISSLDFGYPFIGFGASPPTRFENISLIRAGGHFWGAQTFPAIWIFSASKEFRGIRVSDVDIVDPTYSGIMFQTKYNGSQPENPVTDTVFTNVSISGARRSGDAFDAKSGFAIWVNEMPEPGQGPAVGSATFNNLRLTDNDVDIRNTTTTFTIIRN, from the coding sequence ATGTCCAGATTCCGGACTCGACTGATCGCGGTGCTCGCCGTGATCGGCCTGGCCGTCACCGCGGCCCCACCACCCCCGGCCGCCGCGGCCGGCGGCCCGAACCTCGCCGCCGGCCGGACCACCTCGGCCAGCAGCACCAACGGCCCCTACGTCACCAGCAACCTGACCGACGGAAACCAGGGCAGCTACTGGGAGAGCAGCGGCGCCCTCCCGCAGTGGGCCCAGGTCGACCTCGGCGCCAGCCAGTCGATCGACCAGGTCGTCCTCAAACTGCCGGGCGCCTGGGAGGCCCGGACCCAGACGCTCGCCGTGCAGGGCAGCCTGGACGGCAGCGGCTTCAACACCATCGTCTCCTCCGCCGGACGCTCCTTCAGCCCCGGCAGCGGCAACACCGTGACCATCAACTTCCCCGCCACCAGCACCCGGTTCGTCCGGATCGCCGTCACCGCGAACACCGGCTGGTCCGCCGCCCAGCTCGCCGAGCTGGAGGTGTACGGCGCGACCGGGTCGTCGGGCAACCTGGCGCTCGGCAGGACGATGGCCGAGAGCAGCCACGCCGACGTGTACGGCGCCGGCAACGCCAACGACGGCAACGCGGCGACCTACTGGGAGAGCGCCAACAACGCCTTCCCGCAGTGGATCCAGGCCGACCTCGCCGCGACGGTGAGCGTCAACCGGCTGGTGCTCAAGCTGCCCGCCGGGTGGGGCGCGCGCAACCAGACGGTGACCGTGCAGGGCAGCACGAACGGCTCCAGCTTCTCGACCCTGGTCGCCTCCGCGTCGTACGCCTTCAACCCGTCGTCGGGCAACACGGTGAGCATCACCGTGCCCACCGCCTCCACCCGGTACGTCCGGGTGCTCTTCACCGCCAACAGCGGCTGGCCGGCGGGGCAGCTGTCGGAGCTGGAGATCTACGGCCCGGCGACCGGTGACACGCAGGCCCCGTCGGCGCCGGGCAGCCTCGCCTTCACCGAGCCGGCCACCGACCAGATCCGGCTCACCTGGACGGCGTCCACCGACAACGTCGGGGTCACCGGCTACGACATCTACGCCAACGGCGTGCTCCGGACCAGCGTCGGCGGCTCCACGCTGACCTACACGGACACCCAACCGGCCGGGTCGACGGTCTCGTACTACGTACGGGCCCGGGACGCGGCCGGCAACCAGTCGGGCAACAGCAACACGGTCACCCGCACCGGCAACACCGGTGACACGGTCGCGCCGACCGCGCCGGGCAACCTGGCCTACACCCAGCCGGCCAGCGGGCAGGTCCGGCTGACCTGGACCGCGTCCACGGACAACGTCGGGGTCGCCGGCTACGACGTGTACGCCAACGGCGCGCTGCGCGGCAGCGTGAGCGGCAGCACGCTCACCTACACCGACAGCCAGCCGGACACGGCGACGGTGTCCTACTACGTGCGGGCCAGGGACGCCGCCGGGAACGTGTCGTCGAACAGCAACACGGTCACCCGCACCGGCAGCAACCCGCCGGGCGGCACCAACCTGGCGGTCGGCAAGCCCATCACGGCGTCGTCGGTGGTGCACATCTTCAACGCCGTCAACGCCAACGACGACGACGTCACGACCTACTGGGAGGGCGCGCCCGGGGCGTACCCGAGCACGCTGACCGTCTCGCTGGGCTCCAACGCCAGCATCAGCTCGCTGGTGGTGAAGCTCAACCCCGACCCGGCGTGGGGCCCGCGCACCCAGACGTTCCAGGTGCTCGGCCGCGAGCAGTCCGCGTCCGGGTTCACCAATCTGGTCAGCTCGGCGACGTACTCGTTCAGTCCGAGCAGCAGCAACACGGTGACCATCCCGGTCTCGGCGACGACCGCCGACGTCCGGCTCCAGTTCACCGCCAACTCCGGCTCGTCTAACGGGCAGGTGGCCGAGCTCCAGGTCATCGGTGTGCCGGCGCCGAACCCGGACCTGACGGTCACCGGCATCACCGCGTCGCCGGCCGCGCCGGTCGAGACCGACGCGATCACCCTGTCGGCGACCGTGCGCAACGCCGGCACGGCGGCCTCCGCCGCCACCGCCGTGGGCCTCTACCTGGGTACGACGAAGGTCGGCACGGCCACCGTCGGCGCCCTGGCCGCCGGGGCGCAGACCACCGTGTCGGCGAACATCGGCCCCCGCAACGCCGGCAGCTACCAGCTGATCGCCAAGGTCGACGAGGCGAACACGGTGATCGAGCAGAACGAGGCGAACAACACGTACACCAGCCCCACCGCGCTGACCGTCAACCAGGTGGCCAGCTCGGACCTGGTGGCGTCGGTCGTCACCTGGTCGCCCGGCACGCCGAGCGCCGGCGCGACGGTGAACTTCTCGGTGACCATCCGCAACCAGGGCACGGTCGCCTCGGCCGCCGGGGCGCACGGCATCACCCTGACCGTGCTGAACGACTCGGGCAGCGTGGTCCGCACGCTGACCGGCTCGTACAGCGGCACGATCGCCGCCGGGGCGACCGCCGGACCGGTCGGCCTGGGCACGTGGACGGCGGCGAACGGGCGCTACACCGTCCGGGTGGTGCTCGCCGACGACGCCAACGAGCTGCCGGTGAAGCGGCAGAACAACACCAGCGACCGGTCGCTGTTCGTCGGCCGGGGCGCCAACCTCCCCTACGACTCGTACGAGGCCGAGGACGGCTCGGTCGGCGGCGGGGCGCAGGTGATCGGGCCGAACCGGACCATCGGTGACCTCGCCGGTGAGGCGTCCGGGCGGCGGGCGGTCACCCTCAACACCACCGGGGCGTACGTCGAGTGGACCACCAAGGCGGACGCGAACGCCCTGGTGACCCGCTTCTCCATCCCGGACGCGCCGGGCGGCGGCGGAATCAACTCGACGCTGAACATCTACGTCAACGGGATCCTGCACAAGCCGATCAGCCTCACCTCGAAGCACATCTGGCTGTACGGCGCCGAGGCCAGCCCCAGCGACTCGCCCAGCGCGGGCCCGCCCCGGCACCTGTACGACGAGGCGAACGTGCTGCTGAACTCCACCGTCCCCGCGGGCAGCCGGATCCGGCTCCAGAAGGACCCGGCAAACAGCACCACGTACGCGATCGACTTCGTCAACCTGGAGCAGGTCGCGCCGCGGGCCAACCCGGACCCGGCCCGGTACCGGGTACCGACCGGGTTCAGCCACCAGGACGTGCAGAACGCCCTGGACGCGGTCCGGATGGACACCACCGGCAACCTGATCGGCGTCTACCTCCCGGCCGGCACGTACGAGACCGCGCAGAAGTTCCAGGTCTACGGCAAGGCGGTCAAGGTCGTCGGCGCGGGCATCTGGTACACCCGTTTCCAGACGCCCACCTCGCAGCAGAACACCGACGCCGGTTTCCGGTTGGAGTCCTCGGCGAGCGGGTCGTCCTTCGAACACCTCGCCTTCTTCGGCAACTACACCAACCGCATCGACGGGCCGGGCAAGGTGTGGGGTGAGCTGAAGGACGTCGACAACATGACGCTGGACAACGTCTGGGTCGAGCACACCGTGTGCGCGTACTGGGGCGTCAGCGTCAGCGGCGTCAAGATCACGAACAGCCGGTTCCGGAACACGTTCGCCGACGCGGTGAACATGACCAACGGCAGCACCAACAACCTGGTCGCCAACTCCGAGGGCCGGTCCAACGGTGACGACGCGTTCGCGCTCTTCTCCGCGACCGACCAGGGTGCGTCCACGGGCAACCACGGCAACGTCTTCGAGAACCTGACCGCCACGCTGACCTGGCGGGCGGCGGGCATCGCCGTGTACGGCGGCTACGACAACGTGTTCCGCAACCTCTACATCGCGGACATGCTGACGTACTCCGGCATCACGATCAGCTCGCTGGACTTCGGCTACCCGTTCATCGGGTTCGGGGCCAGCCCGCCCACCCGGTTCGAGAACATCTCGCTGATCCGGGCCGGCGGCCACTTCTGGGGAGCACAGACGTTCCCGGCCATCTGGATCTTCTCGGCGTCGAAGGAGTTCCGTGGCATCCGCGTCTCGGACGTGGACATCGTCGACCCGACGTACTCCGGGATCATGTTCCAGACGAAGTACAACGGCAGCCAGCCGGAGAACCCGGTCACCGACACCGTCTTCACCAACGTCTCGATCTCCGGGGCGCGGCGCAGCGGTGACGCGTTCGACGCCAAGTCGGGCTTCGCCATCTGGGTCAACGAGATGCCCGAGCCGGGCCAGGGTCCGGCGGTCGGCTCGGCGACCTTCAACAACCTGCGGCTGACCGACAACGACGTCGACATCCGGAACACGACGACGACCTTCACCATCATCCGCAACTGA